A single genomic interval of Nonomuraea rubra harbors:
- a CDS encoding DUF2190 family protein gives MATNIVFEDGDQLRVNVSGVTGSGASGVIVSGDPGVLGQLPFVALTDEGSDGFATVKCNGVADLLVDAESAAVNPGDLLYFDAADANKINNASSGNVRFGYALGSVGNGATGTIPVKIGY, from the coding sequence ATGGCTACCAACATCGTGTTCGAGGACGGCGACCAGCTTCGCGTCAACGTGTCTGGGGTGACCGGCTCTGGCGCCTCCGGTGTGATCGTGTCCGGCGACCCGGGCGTTCTGGGCCAGCTTCCGTTCGTGGCGCTGACCGACGAGGGTTCGGACGGTTTCGCGACCGTGAAGTGCAACGGCGTGGCGGATCTGCTGGTGGACGCGGAGTCCGCCGCGGTGAACCCGGGCGATCTGCTGTATTTCGACGCCGCCGACGCCAACAAGATCAACAACGCGTCGTCGGGCAACGTCCGCTTCGGCTACGCGCTCGGCAGCGTCGGCAACGGCGCCACCGGCACCATCCCCGTGAAGATCGGCTATTAG
- a CDS encoding phage head morphogenesis protein — MAITAETLAIAERLRRQVGSIVDDVTRSLTAAWVGAWDQVVVEVIAAIGELLQLGDGKWPTRRQIFRSARTISALDLIGQTLDRLATATLAQTAVAAAQAARLGIEAQGDLVASQLPYGSTRALAAKYGVQQADTIDAIARRTAERINAKHWPLSDEATRRMKNELVRGVVVGDNPREAAARMVRNLEGEFNGGLGRALNLARTEILDSHRAAAEAGQEAHGDVLAGWVWHCELNSSRGRTCPACWALHGTVHPLSEPGPIDHQQGRCSRTPKTKSWADLGFDVPEPPDLIPNAREVFDLLPEDEQVAIMGRRRLDLLRSGEIEWEDLPQLRTTPDWRDSYGVRPVKDLERIAAERAHRAA; from the coding sequence ATGGCCATCACGGCAGAGACCCTCGCCATCGCCGAGCGTCTCCGCCGGCAGGTCGGCTCCATCGTGGACGACGTCACCAGGAGCCTCACTGCGGCTTGGGTGGGGGCGTGGGATCAGGTTGTTGTCGAGGTGATCGCCGCGATCGGCGAGTTGCTCCAACTCGGAGACGGCAAGTGGCCTACTCGGCGGCAGATCTTCCGGTCGGCGCGCACCATCTCCGCGCTGGACCTGATCGGCCAGACGCTGGACCGTCTCGCAACGGCGACGCTCGCCCAGACTGCCGTGGCCGCAGCACAGGCGGCACGCCTGGGGATCGAAGCTCAGGGAGACCTGGTCGCCTCCCAGCTCCCGTACGGCTCCACACGCGCCCTCGCAGCCAAGTACGGCGTGCAGCAGGCCGACACCATCGACGCGATCGCCCGCCGAACGGCGGAGCGGATCAACGCCAAGCACTGGCCGCTCTCCGACGAGGCGACCCGCCGCATGAAGAACGAGCTGGTGCGCGGCGTCGTCGTGGGCGACAACCCGCGCGAGGCCGCTGCGAGGATGGTCCGCAACCTGGAAGGCGAGTTCAACGGTGGTCTCGGCCGGGCGCTCAACCTGGCACGGACTGAGATCTTGGATTCCCACCGCGCAGCCGCCGAGGCCGGTCAGGAAGCGCACGGGGACGTCCTTGCCGGCTGGGTGTGGCACTGCGAGCTCAACTCCAGCCGCGGCAGGACCTGTCCAGCGTGCTGGGCTCTCCACGGGACGGTGCACCCGCTGTCCGAGCCGGGCCCGATCGACCACCAGCAGGGCCGGTGCTCACGGACACCCAAGACGAAGTCCTGGGCGGATCTCGGATTCGACGTCCCCGAGCCTCCCGACCTGATCCCGAACGCCCGCGAGGTGTTCGACTTGCTGCCCGAGGACGAGCAGGTCGCCATCATGGGCCGCCGCCGCCTCGACCTGCTCCGCTCGGGAGAGATCGAGTGGGAGGACCTGCCGCAGCTCCGGACCACACCTGACTGGAGAGACAGCTACGGGGTGAGGCCGGTCAAGGACCTGGAGCGCATCGCTGCAGAGCGGGCGCACCGCGCTGCCTGA
- a CDS encoding DEAD/DEAH box helicase, protein MSQLRAWQEDALREYSLWTPREGNGFLVEATPGAGKTRLAIEVACRALASGRVQRIVIAVPTARLEGQWAEEFGKQGVSINPGWQAADGRLASDEQGCAATYAEIAKQPQIYRKLISEKPTLVILDEIHHCGGDDRAWGAGVRTAFQPATAKLLLSGTPFRSDNDEIPFVNYVDGVGAPDFRYGYDRALADGVVRAVFFPRRGGLMEWTAPNGDSRRATFEDQLNDREAAHRLRTALSPTGDWLPSVLKEADAQLSELRTVDPQAGGIVFCEDSFTAREVVKLLTALGQSPVLAITDEPDADERIKTFKSSTAAWIVTIRKVSEGVDIPRLRVGVYATPWITELFFRQVVGRLVRIRPGEDDPTAYLYIPDDARLREMAAQIKQQRDHILDQQEAELLGESEANAGPSGEQPLFSLFSPISATPTDEGVIVDSDTITPVELANAEQIKRMDPTTVAMPTALVAKLLRNAGTTAPTAPAPSFETTEAPFERKEKLKKSNNTAAQRIARALDIPHSKVNGHLNKLVGVSVSRGVRQCSEEQLERRLRYAQQWLATGTAPGKEAE, encoded by the coding sequence ATGAGTCAGCTCAGGGCTTGGCAAGAGGACGCCCTCAGGGAGTACAGCCTCTGGACGCCTCGTGAGGGCAACGGCTTCCTCGTCGAGGCCACCCCTGGCGCGGGGAAGACAAGGCTGGCGATCGAAGTCGCCTGCCGGGCGCTGGCATCGGGGCGCGTCCAGCGCATCGTCATCGCCGTGCCGACCGCGCGTCTGGAAGGCCAGTGGGCCGAGGAGTTCGGCAAGCAGGGTGTCAGCATCAACCCGGGGTGGCAGGCCGCCGACGGACGTCTCGCCTCCGACGAGCAAGGGTGCGCCGCCACATACGCGGAGATCGCCAAACAGCCGCAGATCTATCGCAAGCTCATCTCCGAGAAGCCAACCCTCGTCATCCTCGACGAGATCCACCACTGCGGCGGAGACGATCGAGCATGGGGAGCTGGCGTCCGCACCGCCTTCCAGCCGGCCACCGCGAAGCTCCTCCTCTCGGGCACGCCCTTCCGGTCCGACAACGACGAGATCCCCTTCGTCAACTACGTGGATGGGGTCGGCGCCCCGGACTTCCGCTACGGCTACGACCGGGCACTGGCCGACGGCGTGGTCCGCGCGGTCTTCTTCCCGCGCCGCGGCGGCCTCATGGAATGGACCGCTCCGAACGGCGACTCCCGCAGAGCGACCTTCGAGGATCAACTCAACGACCGCGAGGCCGCCCACCGCCTGCGCACCGCGCTGTCGCCGACGGGCGACTGGCTGCCATCGGTGCTCAAGGAGGCCGACGCACAGTTGAGCGAGCTGCGAACGGTTGACCCGCAGGCCGGCGGCATCGTGTTCTGTGAAGACTCCTTCACCGCCCGCGAGGTCGTCAAGCTGCTCACCGCCCTCGGTCAATCACCGGTGCTCGCCATCACCGACGAGCCCGACGCGGATGAGAGGATCAAGACCTTCAAGTCCTCGACAGCAGCGTGGATCGTCACCATTCGCAAGGTCAGCGAAGGTGTCGACATCCCGCGGCTCCGCGTCGGCGTGTACGCCACCCCATGGATCACGGAGCTGTTCTTCCGCCAGGTGGTCGGCCGGCTCGTGCGAATCCGCCCCGGCGAAGACGACCCGACCGCATACCTCTACATTCCTGACGACGCGAGACTCCGCGAGATGGCCGCGCAGATCAAGCAGCAGCGCGACCACATCCTCGACCAGCAGGAAGCAGAACTCCTCGGAGAGAGCGAAGCCAACGCCGGCCCCTCGGGAGAGCAGCCCTTGTTCTCCCTGTTCTCTCCGATCTCGGCCACACCCACCGACGAGGGCGTGATTGTCGACTCGGACACCATCACGCCGGTGGAACTGGCCAACGCCGAGCAGATCAAGCGCATGGACCCCACCACGGTAGCCATGCCGACGGCGCTCGTTGCCAAGCTGCTCCGCAATGCAGGCACAACCGCGCCGACCGCTCCAGCGCCCTCGTTCGAGACAACCGAAGCACCCTTCGAGCGCAAGGAGAAGCTGAAGAAGAGCAACAACACCGCCGCCCAGCGCATCGCCCGCGCCCTCGACATCCCCCACAGCAAAGTCAACGGGCACCTCAACAAGCTGGTCGGCGTGTCCGTATCGCGAGGCGTACGGCAGTGCAGCGAAGAGCAGCTCGAGCGTCGCCTGCGCTACGCGCAGCAGTGGCTCGCTACCGGCACTGCCCCCGGAAAGGAAGCCGAATGA
- a CDS encoding Mu-like prophage major head subunit gpT family protein translates to MTTLFSAAVERIDSNAASLRESFGGQRKVSSARPRRDPQWERALLEAEAFVQDIRYGRRPIDHFREAMSTSDFPLLFADSLDRQLYGAYEATVPTWQNYARAATVNDFREVKRFATSGVRGLLSKVGELAEHERRGMDETEYSYAVAKYEAGFALSWENMINDDLNAFMRLPQDLADSARDSEEEFVTRLFCGANGPLTSVYTGGNLLTAALDRDSLQSAITTLMKRTDDNGNPIVVKAVELVVGPGLALQAQEIIDTTEYRTVDPNGNVRIISGNGVAANLRISVNYWIPSVASSSNADTSWWLFANPNGPRPAMEFGRLRGFEAPALYEKIPDMRRIGGGEEPVSFDTEGAEKKIKHVYGGAFVDSRMSIASTGAGA, encoded by the coding sequence ATGACCACTCTGTTCTCTGCGGCCGTGGAGCGCATCGACTCCAACGCCGCCAGCCTCCGCGAGTCGTTCGGCGGCCAGCGCAAGGTGTCTTCCGCCCGGCCGCGCCGCGACCCGCAGTGGGAGCGGGCCCTGCTCGAAGCTGAAGCGTTCGTGCAGGACATCCGGTACGGCCGCCGACCGATCGACCACTTCCGCGAGGCCATGTCCACCAGCGACTTCCCGCTGCTGTTCGCGGACTCGCTGGACCGGCAGCTGTACGGCGCCTACGAGGCGACCGTGCCCACCTGGCAGAACTACGCCCGCGCCGCCACCGTCAACGACTTCCGCGAGGTCAAGCGGTTCGCCACGTCCGGCGTGCGCGGCCTGCTGTCCAAGGTCGGCGAACTCGCCGAGCACGAGCGCCGCGGCATGGACGAGACCGAGTACAGCTACGCGGTCGCCAAGTACGAGGCCGGGTTCGCCCTCTCCTGGGAGAACATGATCAACGATGACCTCAACGCGTTCATGCGGCTCCCGCAGGACCTGGCCGACTCCGCCCGCGACTCGGAGGAGGAGTTCGTCACCCGCCTGTTCTGCGGCGCGAACGGCCCCCTGACCAGCGTCTACACGGGCGGCAACCTGCTCACTGCCGCCCTGGACCGCGACTCCCTGCAGTCGGCGATCACCACGCTGATGAAGCGAACCGACGACAACGGCAACCCGATCGTCGTCAAGGCCGTCGAGCTCGTCGTCGGCCCTGGCCTGGCCCTGCAGGCTCAGGAGATCATCGACACGACCGAGTACCGGACGGTGGACCCCAACGGCAACGTCCGCATCATCTCCGGCAACGGCGTCGCCGCGAACCTGCGCATCAGCGTCAACTACTGGATCCCGTCCGTCGCCTCCTCCTCGAACGCGGACACCTCCTGGTGGCTGTTCGCCAACCCGAACGGCCCTCGCCCCGCGATGGAGTTCGGCCGGCTGCGCGGCTTCGAGGCGCCTGCCCTGTACGAGAAGATCCCGGACATGCGCCGGATCGGCGGCGGCGAGGAGCCCGTGTCGTTCGACACCGAAGGCGCCGAGAAGAAGATCAAGCACGTGTACGGTGGCGCGTTCGTCGACAGCCGGATGAGCATCGCCTCGACCGGCGCGGGCGCGTGA
- a CDS encoding peptidoglycan recognition protein family protein, which translates to MPYLTQLAKVARRTGCPVTEVAGWKTRGHGPLQEVDGVVCHHTAGWNDMHVVRDGRPGLDGPLSQIWLRRDGRIFIVAAGRCWHNAPSLSLGHTNSRSIGIEAENDGRTPWPKVQLDAYKRLCAELCREFGLPVSTVKGHKEVNASKPDPHSINMNNFRRDVAALLRGEPAAPADDLSWTEKLVKDLPLLRPGDDNWDVKTARGLLNARGYLPEAVYAAAGLKEWLDRTGYDDEFVKLIKGFQKLKKLDSDGLVGPLTWAALARVS; encoded by the coding sequence ATGCCCTACCTGACGCAACTCGCCAAGGTGGCCCGGCGTACGGGCTGCCCCGTGACAGAGGTGGCGGGGTGGAAGACGCGCGGCCACGGTCCGCTTCAAGAGGTCGATGGGGTGGTCTGCCACCACACCGCGGGCTGGAACGACATGCACGTGGTCCGAGACGGACGACCAGGCTTGGACGGTCCGCTCTCCCAGATCTGGCTGAGGCGCGACGGCCGGATCTTCATCGTCGCCGCAGGCCGGTGCTGGCACAACGCACCAAGCCTGTCGTTGGGGCACACCAACAGCCGGTCCATCGGCATCGAGGCGGAGAACGACGGCCGGACGCCATGGCCGAAGGTGCAACTCGACGCCTACAAGCGGCTGTGCGCTGAGTTGTGCCGCGAGTTCGGTCTGCCGGTGTCCACCGTGAAGGGGCACAAGGAGGTCAACGCCTCGAAGCCCGACCCTCACTCGATCAACATGAACAACTTCCGCCGGGACGTCGCCGCGCTGTTGCGTGGCGAGCCCGCGGCGCCGGCCGACGACCTGAGCTGGACGGAGAAGCTTGTGAAGGATCTGCCCCTGCTGCGGCCCGGGGACGACAACTGGGACGTCAAGACGGCGCGCGGCCTGCTGAACGCCCGCGGCTATCTGCCTGAGGCTGTGTACGCCGCGGCGGGGTTGAAGGAGTGGCTGGACCGCACCGGGTACGACGATGAGTTCGTCAAGCTCATCAAGGGCTTCCAGAAGCTGAAGAAGCTCGACTCGGACGGCCTGGTCGGTCCTCTGACGTGGGCCGCCTTGGCGAGGGTGTCGTGA
- a CDS encoding phage tail domain-containing protein, which translates to MSTANGSGPSVNCSRPTGTVQGDILLAWQSDTTGALTDMTTPTGGAAWTLLISRGDTNSGSDIRTKIWWKVAGASEPSTYGFAFNASTFGPNVTIAAIQNAATSTPVSAGVSTLAGLNIATPGVTPPDAASLEIRYVAVNTGEQFIAIATPAGFTNLGAASQGNGFTMQAGARRTLASGAATGTVNFAADVAPLAWHGFTVALATGSVDATATPAVVAAAGEVPAPTIQAGQTASPAVVGATAQVPAPAIHADQTASPAVVGASAQVLAPNVVAGDAELVEPAVVEASGDIPAPSITAIQNAVASPAVVDAGADVPAPAVAASVTVAPAVVQAQGVVPSPGVSVPILPGDLITADGQAEWGGTALWGAGTSYALLEITGWDAKPRVDSLTAEEAGRHGAYAGRSYLQRRIVTVKLQVQSLSDPTQVSSLLAQLRYDTRTLRDNTLWTLVVRGYTETLMVFGKAIDRTGVMDRDWSIGAPEPVITIECPDPRRYSLAQHSAVIPANASGPTAIVNDGDLYTNPTLRFTGPATNPMIVNETLDRILAFDITLGAGELLVVDTQLGKATIGDADHENDLADTISVPLKEWFAEVGSNDISYETDSGGTAGVEILWRDAYE; encoded by the coding sequence GTGTCCACGGCCAACGGGTCCGGGCCGAGCGTCAACTGCTCGCGGCCGACCGGCACGGTGCAGGGCGACATCCTGCTGGCGTGGCAGTCCGACACCACTGGCGCGTTGACGGACATGACGACGCCGACCGGCGGCGCGGCGTGGACGTTGCTCATCTCGCGCGGCGACACCAACTCCGGTAGCGATATCCGGACGAAGATCTGGTGGAAGGTCGCCGGGGCGTCGGAGCCATCCACATATGGGTTCGCGTTCAACGCGTCCACGTTCGGCCCCAACGTCACCATTGCCGCCATCCAGAACGCCGCCACGAGCACGCCGGTGTCGGCGGGGGTATCGACGCTTGCGGGCCTCAACATCGCCACCCCGGGCGTGACGCCGCCGGACGCGGCCAGCCTGGAGATCCGCTACGTCGCGGTGAACACGGGCGAGCAGTTCATCGCGATCGCTACCCCGGCCGGGTTCACGAACCTGGGTGCGGCGTCCCAGGGCAACGGCTTCACGATGCAGGCGGGCGCACGCCGCACGCTCGCCTCCGGCGCAGCTACGGGCACGGTCAACTTCGCTGCTGACGTGGCACCGCTCGCCTGGCACGGGTTCACCGTCGCCCTGGCGACGGGATCTGTGGACGCCACCGCGACGCCTGCCGTGGTGGCGGCTGCCGGCGAGGTACCGGCACCGACCATTCAGGCAGGGCAGACGGCGTCACCCGCGGTGGTGGGCGCGACGGCGCAGGTCCCCGCGCCGGCCATCCACGCCGACCAGACGGCCTCGCCTGCGGTCGTCGGAGCGTCCGCCCAGGTGTTGGCCCCGAACGTTGTCGCCGGGGACGCTGAACTCGTCGAACCTGCTGTGGTGGAGGCGTCCGGCGACATCCCGGCACCGTCGATCACGGCGATCCAGAACGCCGTCGCCTCCCCGGCCGTTGTGGATGCTGGGGCTGACGTGCCAGCTCCGGCGGTGGCGGCTTCTGTGACGGTGGCGCCCGCTGTCGTGCAGGCGCAGGGTGTGGTGCCGTCTCCGGGCGTGTCCGTGCCGATCCTGCCCGGCGACCTGATCACCGCTGACGGGCAGGCCGAATGGGGCGGAACCGCCCTGTGGGGTGCGGGCACCTCGTACGCGCTGCTGGAAATCACCGGCTGGGACGCCAAACCTCGTGTGGATTCGCTCACGGCGGAAGAGGCCGGCAGGCATGGCGCGTACGCGGGCCGGTCCTACCTGCAGCGCCGGATCGTCACGGTGAAGCTTCAGGTGCAGTCGTTGTCGGATCCGACACAGGTGTCCAGCCTGCTCGCTCAGCTCCGCTACGACACGAGGACGTTGCGCGACAACACGCTGTGGACGCTGGTGGTGCGCGGCTACACCGAGACGCTGATGGTGTTCGGGAAGGCGATCGACCGGACCGGGGTGATGGACCGGGACTGGTCGATCGGCGCTCCAGAGCCGGTTATCACGATCGAGTGCCCGGACCCGCGGCGCTACAGCCTCGCCCAGCACTCCGCAGTAATCCCGGCGAACGCGTCCGGCCCCACAGCGATCGTCAACGACGGCGACCTGTACACGAACCCCACCTTGCGGTTCACGGGACCGGCCACGAACCCGATGATCGTGAACGAGACGCTGGACAGAATCCTCGCCTTCGACATCACGCTCGGCGCCGGCGAACTCCTCGTCGTGGACACCCAGCTCGGCAAGGCGACGATCGGCGACGCCGACCATGAGAACGATCTGGCGGACACGATTTCGGTCCCGTTGAAGGAATGGTTCGCCGAAGTCGGATCCAACGACATCAGCTACGAGACCGACTCCGGCGGCACAGCAGGCGTAGAGATCCTGTGGCGCGACGCCTACGAATAA
- a CDS encoding DUF7620 family protein translates to MTPEEEIRRAEREAAESKLRAQQDLRQARERAGRARSIAQRLRELREANGFSALLDDAFGGGHA, encoded by the coding sequence ATGACGCCAGAGGAAGAGATCAGACGCGCCGAACGCGAGGCTGCCGAGTCGAAACTCCGCGCCCAGCAGGACCTCCGGCAGGCGCGTGAACGAGCCGGACGCGCCCGCTCCATCGCCCAGAGGCTGCGGGAACTCCGCGAGGCGAACGGGTTCAGCGCCCTCCTCGACGATGCGTTCGGAGGCGGGCATGCATGA
- a CDS encoding putative phage holin, whose amino-acid sequence MHDELYLIGSVLLIVTSLLALACVAAQALLARWWETPGGRHVMAFQSVLAAVLALWALRVWIPDSDLIRTLRSIAFAGVPVVLGWRLLIILKTWREKRREHTRKEA is encoded by the coding sequence ATGCATGACGAGCTGTACCTCATCGGCAGCGTCCTCCTGATCGTGACGTCGCTGCTCGCGCTCGCCTGCGTGGCCGCTCAGGCGCTGCTGGCCCGCTGGTGGGAGACGCCTGGCGGCAGGCACGTGATGGCGTTCCAATCCGTCCTGGCAGCCGTCCTGGCGCTGTGGGCGCTGCGGGTGTGGATCCCGGACAGCGACCTGATCCGGACGCTGCGGTCCATCGCGTTCGCCGGCGTACCGGTGGTGCTCGGCTGGCGGCTCCTCATCATCCTCAAGACCTGGCGCGAGAAGCGCCGCGAGCACACGCGGAAGGAGGCGTGA
- a CDS encoding DUF6093 family protein, translated as MPLAGHTPIHGRWSQHHRPTATGTQTGRCTISRPGSGDGTTDDDDVWHPPEAAVVYQGPCRVTPQPADSRYVVSGDQRVTTRGYEVAIEWDAAEVREHDNIHIDTAHDPRLAGVDLRVTDVRMASEQWERVLIAEQDLTDLEAS; from the coding sequence ATGCCGCTCGCGGGACACACCCCCATCCACGGCAGATGGTCGCAGCACCACCGGCCGACAGCGACAGGAACCCAGACCGGCAGGTGCACAATCAGTCGGCCGGGCAGCGGAGACGGGACGACGGACGATGACGATGTCTGGCATCCGCCAGAAGCGGCCGTCGTCTACCAGGGCCCATGCCGGGTCACCCCGCAGCCTGCGGACTCCAGGTACGTCGTCTCCGGCGACCAGCGGGTCACCACCCGCGGCTACGAGGTCGCCATCGAATGGGACGCAGCCGAGGTCCGCGAGCACGACAACATCCACATCGACACCGCTCACGATCCGCGCCTGGCTGGCGTGGATCTACGCGTGACCGATGTCCGGATGGCGTCCGAGCAGTGGGAACGCGTCCTCATCGCCGAACAGGATCTAACCGACCTGGAGGCGTCATGA
- a CDS encoding HK97-gp10 family putative phage morphogenesis protein: protein MNGWDTSELDGLIKDLDEVAPRTEALTRTVVKKIGHDTVTLGQNKAPVDTGNLKNSIGVDPIDDWMGFEAGPTAAYGADVEYGTEPHEIKARNAGALFWEGAEHPVKSIQHPGTDPQPYMRPAFDQATEPLDKVMAQIAKKAIT from the coding sequence ATGAACGGCTGGGATACCTCCGAACTCGACGGCCTAATCAAGGACCTTGATGAAGTGGCGCCGAGAACCGAGGCGCTGACCAGGACAGTCGTGAAGAAGATCGGACACGACACGGTCACGCTCGGCCAGAACAAGGCCCCAGTCGACACCGGGAACCTGAAGAACTCGATCGGCGTGGATCCGATCGACGACTGGATGGGCTTCGAAGCCGGCCCAACGGCAGCGTATGGAGCTGACGTCGAGTACGGCACCGAGCCGCACGAGATCAAAGCCCGCAACGCTGGCGCCCTCTTCTGGGAAGGCGCAGAACACCCGGTCAAGAGCATCCAGCACCCAGGCACAGACCCGCAGCCGTACATGCGGCCCGCGTTCGACCAGGCCACCGAGCCTCTGGACAAGGTGATGGCGCAGATCGCGAAGAAGGCGATCACATGA